One genomic segment of Burkholderia multivorans ATCC BAA-247 includes these proteins:
- a CDS encoding DNA-3-methyladenine glycosylase 2 family protein, translating to MVYSRRMRLDPDICYDALLARNRRFDGWFFVGVRTTGVYCRPVCPVKPPKAQNCRYFPTAAAAEKAGFRPCMRCRPELAPGHGLLDVSVNLANAAATLIDDGFLNGRSVHALAQRVGVTERHLRRIFAARFGVSPVEFAQTQRLLMAKRLLTDTALPVAVVASTAGFGSVRRFNDLFLQRYGLNPLRLRKSAAAGASAGGDMTFPLPYRPPFAWHELMRFLAQRQIDGVEWIDAQRYLRAVDLPAPRGTGRVTGWVSVSHVPHRFALAVTVSPALTPVVPTVLARVRRLFDLDSRPDVIDAHLGELADGSPGLRVPGAFDGVEIAIRAIVGEHLATTHADAVLARLAAHFGARVDGAPPTLAHAMPAASTLAALPPAALRSIGVARDAADAIVSLARAVAEGTLALEPMAPLDATLATLRAMPGFDERAVQYVAMRAMAWPNAFPADERLLLATQADDRPPVASSLPRTSRWAPWRAYAALHVWRLHGDALQ from the coding sequence ATGGTTTACAGTCGTCGCATGCGCCTCGACCCCGACATTTGCTACGACGCCCTGCTGGCGCGAAACCGCCGTTTCGACGGCTGGTTCTTCGTCGGCGTGCGCACGACCGGCGTGTACTGCCGCCCCGTTTGCCCCGTGAAGCCGCCGAAAGCGCAGAACTGCCGCTACTTTCCGACCGCGGCGGCCGCCGAGAAGGCCGGCTTCCGTCCGTGCATGCGTTGTCGCCCCGAGCTCGCGCCGGGCCACGGCCTGCTCGACGTGTCGGTCAATCTCGCGAATGCCGCCGCGACGCTGATCGACGACGGGTTCCTGAACGGCCGCTCCGTCCACGCACTCGCGCAGCGCGTCGGCGTGACCGAGCGCCATCTACGCCGGATCTTCGCCGCGCGGTTCGGCGTATCGCCTGTGGAATTCGCGCAGACGCAGCGGCTATTGATGGCGAAGCGATTGCTGACCGACACCGCATTGCCCGTGGCCGTCGTCGCGTCGACGGCCGGGTTCGGCAGCGTCCGCCGCTTCAACGATCTGTTCCTGCAGCGCTATGGGCTGAACCCGCTGCGCTTGCGCAAAAGCGCTGCGGCGGGCGCGTCGGCCGGCGGCGACATGACATTCCCGCTGCCGTACCGCCCGCCGTTCGCCTGGCATGAGCTGATGCGCTTTCTCGCGCAGCGGCAGATCGACGGTGTGGAATGGATCGACGCGCAGCGCTATCTGCGCGCCGTCGACCTGCCAGCGCCGCGCGGTACCGGCCGCGTGACGGGCTGGGTGTCCGTCTCGCACGTGCCGCACCGGTTCGCGCTCGCCGTCACCGTGTCGCCCGCGCTGACGCCGGTCGTGCCGACCGTGCTCGCGCGCGTGCGGCGGCTGTTCGACCTCGACAGCCGTCCCGACGTGATCGACGCGCATCTCGGCGAACTCGCCGACGGCTCGCCGGGCCTGCGCGTGCCGGGCGCGTTCGACGGCGTCGAGATCGCGATCCGTGCGATCGTCGGCGAACATCTCGCGACGACGCATGCCGATGCGGTGCTCGCGCGCCTCGCCGCGCATTTCGGCGCACGCGTGGACGGCGCGCCGCCGACGCTCGCGCACGCGATGCCTGCTGCGTCGACGCTCGCCGCGTTGCCGCCCGCGGCGCTTCGGTCGATCGGCGTCGCGCGCGACGCGGCAGACGCGATCGTTTCGCTCGCGCGGGCGGTTGCCGAAGGCACGCTCGCCCTGGAACCGATGGCGCCGCTCGACGCGACGCTCGCCACGCTGCGCGCGATGCCGGGCTTCGACGAGCGCGCGGTGCAGTACGTCGCGATGCGCGCAATGGCGTGGCCGAATGCGTTCCCTGCGGATGAGCGGTTGTTGCTTGCGACGCAGGCCGACGATCGCCCGCCTGTCGCATCATCCTTGCCGCGTACGAGCCGTTGGGCGCCGTGGCGCGCGTATGCGGCCCTGCATGTGTGGCGCCTTCATGGAGACGCTTTGCAATGA